Proteins from one Candidatus Eisenbacteria bacterium genomic window:
- a CDS encoding T9SS type A sorting domain-containing protein, whose protein sequence is MIQRGRILRCRRAREIQFSLSFDARVSLAVHDVSGRLVVRLLTSRAYPAGRHSVRFPSIRFSSGVYFVKLDTESLRFPNQKVTRTRKMVVVR, encoded by the coding sequence GTGATACAACGCGGGAGGATCCTGCGGTGCCGGCGAGCACGCGAGATTCAATTCTCACTCTCATTCGACGCCCGAGTCTCACTCGCTGTACACGATGTATCCGGACGTCTGGTCGTTCGCCTTCTGACAAGTCGAGCGTACCCAGCTGGTAGGCACTCCGTCAGGTTTCCCTCTATTAGGTTTTCGAGCGGGGTCTATTTCGTGAAGCTGGATACAGAGAGTCTCCGCTTCCCGAACCAAAAAGTCACCCGCACTCGGAAGATGGTTGTCGTTCGGTAA